One genomic window of Tribolium castaneum strain GA2 chromosome 10, icTriCast1.1, whole genome shotgun sequence includes the following:
- the Nrg gene encoding neuroglian isoform X3: MLRHVIEVCLSVYSTHTSKMADRFILSLLVTAFSLSCTLGKEASSPPYIVKQPPTDEVLFQVESGGETDKPFYIECEAIGEPAPKYRWVKNGKPFHWQTYDDRISQQQGRGTLSISKPTDVDLGQYQCFAENEHGVATSNSVFMRKAELNSFKTTQPISLSGDEGEPFKLTCEPPDGWPKPIVHWIYLYTNGGFKTINSSRMTIDPEGNLWFSNLTRDDVTDNFKYACAATSPFKHEYKYGNSVLLNVVSTGVSAASNKREPVLQYVSRKNTVAYLGKQQKLYCIFGGTPLPQTVWYKDGKPIQSSDRITQDNYGKSLVIRVVNFEDEGKYTCEVSNGVGEAKSYSIDLKVFAIPYFIAEPERQNAAEGETVEFRCEAGGVPKPEIKWIHNGKPISEAPPNPRRRVENNRIVIERLVESDTGNYGCNATNSLGYVYKDVYVNVLSLAPEILEAPTDTQAVDGQNVTMICKVLGAPKPSIKWSLNERELTGGRYIVQPNGDLIIRNVQFDDRGNYTCFAENKFGNASAKAALLVKSHTYITDGPEDYEVAAHTSATFRCNAVSDDSLDLEIIWLKNDQPIDLEEEPRFVRSSDYSLTITQTIELDSGTYTCVARTALDEASAKAQLIVQDVPNPPSMEGVECHAKDATIRWKSMGDNRAPISHYIIEYNTTFTPETWTAAYNNVPATDMSYNVPMSPWTNYTFRVIAVNKIGKSLPSTHSDVCTTEPDVPYKNPDDVKGEGDRPDNLIISWTPMPKIEHNADKFQYRVYWRRDIPGERYESRDITDWRVKQFVVDNQPTFQQYRIKVVAMNEKGEANVAPKEVIGYSGENIPIEAPTNFTLLQIQGPKTALLSWNPVDKKSVQGHLKGYKIKTWSDISSPMHNEIQVQGSVAKALVDNLDPYTMNYAQVFVYNGKYNGPPSETLSFKTPEGVPEAMSYLEAYPLGAFRPNDATKTASSAFLLTWKKPEKPNGMLTGYDIYYRRLDDSTTNSKIARNPQIRGGDVLSAKLSGLEPDTNYVIYIAARTSAGPSKEFYIERRTSPSGASTPPGVPDFDWETVKADDDGKVTVRIQWRPDKTGNPGSHFIVKYKREAEPNYEEVEVLNDDFVEIPGIAPRESYDFKVTSVDGDYYVDSKVKTINIYSDGPLIKANENMASAGWFIGMMLAIAILLLILIVVCIIKRNRGGKYAVHEREQANGRHDYPDEGGFHEYSQPLDNKSHGRASMSSEPKVGPESDTDSMAEYGDGDTEGMNEDGSFIGQYGRKRGQGETTSQGFATLV; encoded by the exons ATGCTTCGACATGTTATTGAAGTCTGTTTATC GGTGTACTCGACACACACTTCAAAGATGGCAGATCGATTCATTTTAAGTTTGTTAGTGACTGCGTTTAGTTTATCATGCACGCTAGGAAAGGAAG CTTCATCCCCCCCGTACATCGTGAAACAGCCCCCAACCGACGAAGTCCTGTTCCAAGTCGAAAGCGGCGGCGAAACCGACAAGCCCTTCTACATCGAATGCGAAGCGATAGGCGAACCTGCACCAAAATACCGTTGGGTCAAAAACGGTAAACCCTTCCACTGGCAAACCTACGACGACCGCATATCGCAACAGCAAGGCCGTGGTACATTATCAATTTCCAAACCGACCGATGTCGACCTCGGCCAATACCAATGTTTCGCCGAAAACGAGCACGGAGTCGCCACCTCGAACTCCGTATTCATGCGAAAAGCCGAATTGAACTCGTTCAAAACGACGCAACCGATTTCACTATCGGGGGATGAGGGCGAACCCTTCAAACTGACGTGCGAACCACCCGATGGTTGGCCGAAACCTATAGTGCACTGGATTTATCTCTACACGAATGGAGGATTCAAAACGATTAATAGCTCGCGAATGACGATCGATCCTGAAGGGAATTTGTGGTTTTCGAATTTGACGAGGGATGATGTCACCGATAATTTCAAGTATGCGTGTGCGGCAACCTCACCCTTCAAACACGAATACAAGTATGGAAACAGCGTCTTGCTCAATGTTGTCTCCACCGGAGTCTCCGCCGCCTCTAATAAGCGGGAACCGGTGTTACAGTACGTCTCAAGGAAAAATACTGTAGCCTATTTGgggaaacaacaaaaattgtatTGCATTTTCGGCGGGAC TCCGCTGCCGCAGACCGTGTGGTACAAAGACGGCAAGCCGATCCAGTCTTCGGACCGCATAACTCAGGATAATTACGGCAAATCGCTGGTTATCCGAGTGGTGAACTTCGAAGACGAGGGTAAATACACCTGCGAAGTGAGTAACGGAGTCGGCGAAGCGAAATCGTATTCGATCGATTTGAAAGTTTTCG CGATTCCCTACTTTATCGCTGAACCGGAGCGTCAAAACGCCGCCGAGGGCGAAACCGTCGAGTTTCGGTGCGAGGCCGGCGGTGTCCCCAAACCCGAAATCAAGTGGATTCATAATGGAAAACCGATAAGTGAGGCACCACCCAATCCGAGACGACGAGTCGAGAACAATCGAATCGTTATCGAAAGACTTGTCGAAAGCGATACCGGAAATTACGGATGTAACGCTACTAATTCTTTGGGTTACGTGTACAAGGACGTCTACGTCAATGTTCTCT CTCTAGCACCTGAGATTCTCGAAGCTCCGACTGATACCCAAGCAGTCGATGGCCAAAATGTCACTATGATTTGTAAGGTCTTAGGGGCGCCTAAACCCTCGATTAAGTGGAGTTTGAACGAGCGGGAATTGACAGGTGGACGCTACATTGTCCAGCCAAACGGCGATCTAATCATCAGAAACGTCCAGTTTGACGACAGGGGCAACTACACCTGTTTCGCCGAAAATAAGTTCGGCAACGCCAGCGCCAAAGCGGCACTGCTCGTCAAAT CCCACACATATATCACCGACGGTCCTGAGGACTACGAAGTGGCGGCGCACACTTCGGCCACCTTTAGGTGCAACGCAGTCAGCGACGATTCGCTAGACTTGGAAATAATTTGGCTGAAAAACGACCAGCCTATCGACCTAGAGGAGGAACCAAGATTCGTGCGCTCGAGTGATTATTCGTTGACCATTACTCAAACAATTGAGTTAGATTCAGGGACTTACACTTGCGTGGCTCGAACCGCGTTAGACGAAGCGTCTGCCAAAGCTCAACTTATTGTTCAAG ATGTACCAAATCCGCCCTCGATGGAGGGAGTCGAGTGTCACGCTAAGGACGCCACCATTCGGTGGAAGTCAATGGGCGACAACCGGGCGCCAATTTCGCACTATATCATCGAATATAACACCACGTTCACTCCTGAAACGTGGACTGCGGCTTACAATAACGTGCCAGCGACTGATATGAGCTACAAT GTTCCTATGAGCCCATGGACTAATTACACTTTCCGAGTAATTGCCGTTAACAAAATCGGAAAATCGTTACCTTCCACCCATTCAGATGTTTGCACAACTGAGCCAGATGTGCCCTACAAGAACCCTGACGATGTCAAGGGTGAAGGTGACAGACCCGATAATCTCATTATTTCGTGGACG CCAATgccaaaaatcgaacataaCGCCGACAAATTCCAATACCGCGTCTACTGGAGGCGTGACATACCAGGGGAGCGTTACGAAAGCCGCGACATTACCGACTGGAGGGTTAAACAATTCGTTGTCGATAATCAACCCACGTTTCAACAATATCGCATCAAAGTCGTTGCGATGAACGAGAAGGGCGAAGCCAACGTCGCACCGAAGGAAGTTATAGGCTATTCAG GCGAAAACATCCCCATCGAAGCCCCCACGAACTTCACCCTTCTCCAAATCCAAGGCCCCAAGACGGCGCTCCTTAGCTGGAACCCCGTTGACAAGAAGAGCGTCCAAGGCCACTTGAAAGGctacaaaatcaaaacatgGAGCGACATCTCGTCCCCAATGCACAATGAAATCCAGGTCCAAGGCTCCGTTGCCAAAGCCCTCGTCGATAACCTAGACCCCTACACAATGAATTACGCTCAAGTTTTTGTCTACAACGGCAAATACAACGGCCCCCCGAGCGAAACGCTCAGTTTCAAGACACCAGAAGGCGTCCCCGAGGCTATGTCCTACCTCGAGGCTTACCCCCTGGGGGCGTTCCGGCCGAACGATGCCACGAAAACCGCCTCATCCGCGTTTCTACTCACTTGGAAGAAACCGGAAAAACCGAACGGGATGTTGACCGGTTACGATATTTACTACCGCCGGTTGGACGACAGTACTACCAATAGTAAAATCGCGAGGAATCCCCAAATCAGGGGCGGGGATGTCCTCAGTGCGAAGTTAAGTGGGCTTGAACCCGATACCAACTATGTGATTTACATAGCGGCAAGGACAAGTGCCGGGCCATCAAAGGAGTTTTATATTGAAAGAAGGACAAGTCCGTCTGGGGCTAGCACGCCCCCAGGAGTCCCGGACTTTGACTGGGAGACGGTCAAGGCCGACGATGACGGGAAAGTCACCGTTAGGATTCAATGGAGGCCGGATAAAACCGGAAATCCCGGTTCGCACTTCATTGTGAAGTACAAGAGAGAGGCGGAACCGAATTATGAAGAAGTCGAAGTCCTTAATGATGATTTTGTTGAGATTCCCGGGATTGCCCCAAGGGAGAGTTATGACTTTAAGGTGACTTCGGTCGATGGTGACTATTACGTTGATAGTAAGGTCAAAACTATCAATATTTACTCGGACGGGCCTTTAATCAAGGCCAATGAGAATATGGCGTCGGCAGGCTGGTTTATTGGGATGATGCTTGCCATTGCcattttgttgttaattttgatCGTCGTTTGTATTATTAAGCGCAACCGGGGCGGGAAGTACGCCGTTCATGAGCGGGAGCAAGCCAATGGCCGGCACGATTATCCCGACGAGGGCGGTTTTCATGAATATTCCCAACC GTTAGACAATAAGTCACATGGTAGAGCTTCAATGAGCAGCGAACCTAAAGTAGGTCCAGAGAGTGATACCGATTCAATGGCCGAATACGGTGACGGAGACACAG AGGGTATGAATGAGGACGGGTCATTTATTGGGCAATATGGCCGCAAACGTGGTCAGGGAGAAACAACATCGCAAGGGTTTGCAACTCTTGTATAG
- the Nrg gene encoding neuroglian isoform X4, which translates to MADRFILSLLVTAFSLSCTLGKEASSPPYIVKQPPTDEVLFQVESGGETDKPFYIECEAIGEPAPKYRWVKNGKPFHWQTYDDRISQQQGRGTLSISKPTDVDLGQYQCFAENEHGVATSNSVFMRKAELNSFKTTQPISLSGDEGEPFKLTCEPPDGWPKPIVHWIYLYTNGGFKTINSSRMTIDPEGNLWFSNLTRDDVTDNFKYACAATSPFKHEYKYGNSVLLNVVSTGVSAASNKREPVLQYVSRKNTVAYLGKQQKLYCIFGGTPLPQTVWYKDGKPIQSSDRITQDNYGKSLVIRVVNFEDEGKYTCEVSNGVGEAKSYSIDLKVFAIPYFIAEPERQNAAEGETVEFRCEAGGVPKPEIKWIHNGKPISEAPPNPRRRVENNRIVIERLVESDTGNYGCNATNSLGYVYKDVYVNVLSLAPEILEAPTDTQAVDGQNVTMICKVLGAPKPSIKWSLNERELTGGRYIVQPNGDLIIRNVQFDDRGNYTCFAENKFGNASAKAALLVKSHTYITDGPEDYEVAAHTSATFRCNAVSDDSLDLEIIWLKNDQPIDLEEEPRFVRSSDYSLTITQTIELDSGTYTCVARTALDEASAKAQLIVQDVPNPPSMEGVECHAKDATIRWKSMGDNRAPISHYIIEYNTTFTPETWTAAYNNVPATDMSYNVPMSPWTNYTFRVIAVNKIGKSLPSTHSDVCTTEPDVPYKNPDDVKGEGDRPDNLIISWTPMPKIEHNADKFQYRVYWRRDIPGERYESRDITDWRVKQFVVDNQPTFQQYRIKVVAMNEKGEANVAPKEVIGYSGENIPIEAPTNFTLLQIQGPKTALLSWNPVDKKSVQGHLKGYKIKTWSDISSPMHNEIQVQGSVAKALVDNLDPYTMNYAQVFVYNGKYNGPPSETLSFKTPEGVPEAMSYLEAYPLGAFRPNDATKTASSAFLLTWKKPEKPNGMLTGYDIYYRRLDDSTTNSKIARNPQIRGGDVLSAKLSGLEPDTNYVIYIAARTSAGPSKEFYIERRTSPSGASTPPGVPDFDWETVKADDDGKVTVRIQWRPDKTGNPGSHFIVKYKREAEPNYEEVEVLNDDFVEIPGIAPRESYDFKVTSVDGDYYVDSKVKTINIYSDGPLIKANENMASAGWFIGMMLAIAILLLILIVVCIIKRNRGGKYAVHEREQANGRHDYPDEGGFHEYSQPLDNKSHGRASMSSEPKVGPESDTDSMAEYGDGDTGRFTEDGSFIGQYVPSNMKQLGPPSITAGVNNNALATYV; encoded by the exons ATGGCAGATCGATTCATTTTAAGTTTGTTAGTGACTGCGTTTAGTTTATCATGCACGCTAGGAAAGGAAG CTTCATCCCCCCCGTACATCGTGAAACAGCCCCCAACCGACGAAGTCCTGTTCCAAGTCGAAAGCGGCGGCGAAACCGACAAGCCCTTCTACATCGAATGCGAAGCGATAGGCGAACCTGCACCAAAATACCGTTGGGTCAAAAACGGTAAACCCTTCCACTGGCAAACCTACGACGACCGCATATCGCAACAGCAAGGCCGTGGTACATTATCAATTTCCAAACCGACCGATGTCGACCTCGGCCAATACCAATGTTTCGCCGAAAACGAGCACGGAGTCGCCACCTCGAACTCCGTATTCATGCGAAAAGCCGAATTGAACTCGTTCAAAACGACGCAACCGATTTCACTATCGGGGGATGAGGGCGAACCCTTCAAACTGACGTGCGAACCACCCGATGGTTGGCCGAAACCTATAGTGCACTGGATTTATCTCTACACGAATGGAGGATTCAAAACGATTAATAGCTCGCGAATGACGATCGATCCTGAAGGGAATTTGTGGTTTTCGAATTTGACGAGGGATGATGTCACCGATAATTTCAAGTATGCGTGTGCGGCAACCTCACCCTTCAAACACGAATACAAGTATGGAAACAGCGTCTTGCTCAATGTTGTCTCCACCGGAGTCTCCGCCGCCTCTAATAAGCGGGAACCGGTGTTACAGTACGTCTCAAGGAAAAATACTGTAGCCTATTTGgggaaacaacaaaaattgtatTGCATTTTCGGCGGGAC TCCGCTGCCGCAGACCGTGTGGTACAAAGACGGCAAGCCGATCCAGTCTTCGGACCGCATAACTCAGGATAATTACGGCAAATCGCTGGTTATCCGAGTGGTGAACTTCGAAGACGAGGGTAAATACACCTGCGAAGTGAGTAACGGAGTCGGCGAAGCGAAATCGTATTCGATCGATTTGAAAGTTTTCG CGATTCCCTACTTTATCGCTGAACCGGAGCGTCAAAACGCCGCCGAGGGCGAAACCGTCGAGTTTCGGTGCGAGGCCGGCGGTGTCCCCAAACCCGAAATCAAGTGGATTCATAATGGAAAACCGATAAGTGAGGCACCACCCAATCCGAGACGACGAGTCGAGAACAATCGAATCGTTATCGAAAGACTTGTCGAAAGCGATACCGGAAATTACGGATGTAACGCTACTAATTCTTTGGGTTACGTGTACAAGGACGTCTACGTCAATGTTCTCT CTCTAGCACCTGAGATTCTCGAAGCTCCGACTGATACCCAAGCAGTCGATGGCCAAAATGTCACTATGATTTGTAAGGTCTTAGGGGCGCCTAAACCCTCGATTAAGTGGAGTTTGAACGAGCGGGAATTGACAGGTGGACGCTACATTGTCCAGCCAAACGGCGATCTAATCATCAGAAACGTCCAGTTTGACGACAGGGGCAACTACACCTGTTTCGCCGAAAATAAGTTCGGCAACGCCAGCGCCAAAGCGGCACTGCTCGTCAAAT CCCACACATATATCACCGACGGTCCTGAGGACTACGAAGTGGCGGCGCACACTTCGGCCACCTTTAGGTGCAACGCAGTCAGCGACGATTCGCTAGACTTGGAAATAATTTGGCTGAAAAACGACCAGCCTATCGACCTAGAGGAGGAACCAAGATTCGTGCGCTCGAGTGATTATTCGTTGACCATTACTCAAACAATTGAGTTAGATTCAGGGACTTACACTTGCGTGGCTCGAACCGCGTTAGACGAAGCGTCTGCCAAAGCTCAACTTATTGTTCAAG ATGTACCAAATCCGCCCTCGATGGAGGGAGTCGAGTGTCACGCTAAGGACGCCACCATTCGGTGGAAGTCAATGGGCGACAACCGGGCGCCAATTTCGCACTATATCATCGAATATAACACCACGTTCACTCCTGAAACGTGGACTGCGGCTTACAATAACGTGCCAGCGACTGATATGAGCTACAAT GTTCCTATGAGCCCATGGACTAATTACACTTTCCGAGTAATTGCCGTTAACAAAATCGGAAAATCGTTACCTTCCACCCATTCAGATGTTTGCACAACTGAGCCAGATGTGCCCTACAAGAACCCTGACGATGTCAAGGGTGAAGGTGACAGACCCGATAATCTCATTATTTCGTGGACG CCAATgccaaaaatcgaacataaCGCCGACAAATTCCAATACCGCGTCTACTGGAGGCGTGACATACCAGGGGAGCGTTACGAAAGCCGCGACATTACCGACTGGAGGGTTAAACAATTCGTTGTCGATAATCAACCCACGTTTCAACAATATCGCATCAAAGTCGTTGCGATGAACGAGAAGGGCGAAGCCAACGTCGCACCGAAGGAAGTTATAGGCTATTCAG GCGAAAACATCCCCATCGAAGCCCCCACGAACTTCACCCTTCTCCAAATCCAAGGCCCCAAGACGGCGCTCCTTAGCTGGAACCCCGTTGACAAGAAGAGCGTCCAAGGCCACTTGAAAGGctacaaaatcaaaacatgGAGCGACATCTCGTCCCCAATGCACAATGAAATCCAGGTCCAAGGCTCCGTTGCCAAAGCCCTCGTCGATAACCTAGACCCCTACACAATGAATTACGCTCAAGTTTTTGTCTACAACGGCAAATACAACGGCCCCCCGAGCGAAACGCTCAGTTTCAAGACACCAGAAGGCGTCCCCGAGGCTATGTCCTACCTCGAGGCTTACCCCCTGGGGGCGTTCCGGCCGAACGATGCCACGAAAACCGCCTCATCCGCGTTTCTACTCACTTGGAAGAAACCGGAAAAACCGAACGGGATGTTGACCGGTTACGATATTTACTACCGCCGGTTGGACGACAGTACTACCAATAGTAAAATCGCGAGGAATCCCCAAATCAGGGGCGGGGATGTCCTCAGTGCGAAGTTAAGTGGGCTTGAACCCGATACCAACTATGTGATTTACATAGCGGCAAGGACAAGTGCCGGGCCATCAAAGGAGTTTTATATTGAAAGAAGGACAAGTCCGTCTGGGGCTAGCACGCCCCCAGGAGTCCCGGACTTTGACTGGGAGACGGTCAAGGCCGACGATGACGGGAAAGTCACCGTTAGGATTCAATGGAGGCCGGATAAAACCGGAAATCCCGGTTCGCACTTCATTGTGAAGTACAAGAGAGAGGCGGAACCGAATTATGAAGAAGTCGAAGTCCTTAATGATGATTTTGTTGAGATTCCCGGGATTGCCCCAAGGGAGAGTTATGACTTTAAGGTGACTTCGGTCGATGGTGACTATTACGTTGATAGTAAGGTCAAAACTATCAATATTTACTCGGACGGGCCTTTAATCAAGGCCAATGAGAATATGGCGTCGGCAGGCTGGTTTATTGGGATGATGCTTGCCATTGCcattttgttgttaattttgatCGTCGTTTGTATTATTAAGCGCAACCGGGGCGGGAAGTACGCCGTTCATGAGCGGGAGCAAGCCAATGGCCGGCACGATTATCCCGACGAGGGCGGTTTTCATGAATATTCCCAACC GTTAGACAATAAGTCACATGGTAGAGCTTCAATGAGCAGCGAACCTAAAGTAGGTCCAGAGAGTGATACCGATTCAATGGCCGAATACGGTGACGGAGACACAG GGCGTTTTACTGAAGACGGATCTTTCATAGGTCAATACGTTCCAAGCAACATGAAGCAGCTTGGCCCACCCTCTATTACGGCAGGGGTTAACAATAATGCATTGGCCACGTATGTTTAA